In Candidatus Beckwithbacteria bacterium, the genomic stretch AGTTTGGCGCTGAGTTAAATCCCATTGGTTGCTTAACATAAAAACCAAACCATAGATAACTACAATAAAAGCAGCAGTAATAACCAAGATTGGTCCAGTAATTGAGCCACGATTTGTAATGCGTTGTTTTTTCATAAATTATCTTTTAATGTTCTGATTTCAGCGGCTGATTGGATTTCATGATTTGTTTTTTGGTATTTACTGTCACCAGCTACAATAATATCAATTCCAATGGTTCTAGTTTGAAGTAATCGTTGGTTAGTGGGTAAGGGATTGTGAGCTGTATCGCTAGGCCAGTCCCCATTATAATAATAAAAAACAGGCTTGGTGCCATTGACCAAATGGTCAACTAACGTGATAATTTTTTCTTGGTTGGTGGGATAATCAACTGGAAAAGCGGTAGGATTAATTACTCCTTTTTTAAAACTATCACCATCTATAAAATAGCGAATTCGCTCAATTGCTGAATCATTGTCAGCGTTAGAAAAAAAAGTCAAACCTTGATCATTTACTTGCACTAAAGTATAAGCGCCATTATCTCCATGACGACTGTTGCGAATCTCTTTTACCATACGCTCAACAGCTCTATTGGCTGCTTCAATACTCACATATGAGCTCATGGTTAATTCTTCTTGAGTAAAAATAATATTTTGTAAAGCTACTAGAGCTAAGAGAATCACTGAAGCTAAAAACAAAGATACAACAACTTCAAGTAAAGTAAACCCCGATGATTGATATTGTAGAAATGCATGTTTACTCATTTTATTTACTTGGCAAAATAATAGTTTCACTGGCGTTTCCTGCTACCGGAATAGTGCCGGTCATAGATTGGTAGTCTGGGTGGCTAAGTGTATATGTATAGGTAGTGGCACTTAATCCTCCAAAAAAAACTTGGCCAAAATCAGGATCATCTTTTAGGCCGCTAGAACTAGTAGCTATAAAATCAGGTGTTAGACTTAAATTAGCACTTGCAGAAGCAATACTGTTTCCATTGGGATCTTTGACATTTAGTAATAAACTATTAGGAGTTTTAATAGATAAGGCCATATTTAAATTGATGCTCTGCGCAGGATCTATAGCAAAGGGTTGACTAGGAGTAATTCCTGAAGGAGTATAAGAGCTTTCTAGTAGGGTAATGATGTAATTATCCCATTCTAAATTTGGAATTTCTAACCTACCCTCACCATCCGTTTGCAGTTCTTGATCATATTTAAAAACTGGATCACCGTCAGTATTGGTACCGATTTGTTTAGAACCTGTTAAACGAAAACTGACATTAGATAAAGGAGCAAAATTAGCTTCTCGATCATTGACGGTTGCTATTAATAAATCGCTAAGTTCGTCGATAACAAAAACTCCTTCAGAAATGCAACCATTACTAATAGTAATAGGGCGCTGATTGGGATTGGCTACTTCTGTGGTAGTATAGGTTTTATCTCGAGTATAACCAGTTTTTGTAATTGTTATATGATAGCAGCTAGCACAGCTAGGAGCTCCAGGTAGGATGACCCGACCATCCTGATTGCTTTGTAAAGTCATATCAATAGCTGGAGTTACAGCGCTATTAGTAATATGAACTTGAGCTTGAGTAACTGGATTAGCTTGGGCATTAATGACATACACAGAAAGAGTGCCTCCAGACACTGCAGTTTCTAAGCCCTTTGGGGCTATGGTAGTAACCAAGACTAATGGTTGAGCTCGACTAGAATATTGACCACTCCAACTAATTTCTAGGCGGATTTGTTTATAATCAGTTGGAAGTAAATCAGTTGGAGCCGTGCCATCATAAGCGTCATCAATGTAGGTAATAGAGGTGTGTACAGTATAGTTAAGACCATTACGCTCAACTGTCTCAAATTCAGGAATATTGCCTTGAGGAATACCACCGCTTGTGCCTAGTTGACTATAGGGCAAATTTTCTAAATATTCTAATTTTTCTGTAGCTAGATGACGAGCAATTAAATGAACTTGAGCATAGCCCATACTTTCATAAATAACTACAACCAAAGAAAAAACTGCATGCATTAAAATGAGAAATATTCCAATAGTAACCACAATATCTAAAAGAGCCTGGCCACAACTAGTGGAAGAAGAAATTTTGGGCATTAGTTTTACTATACCGCAAACGTCCTCAAAAATCTTGAAAATAGCCTCAGTACCGAAACTATTTGATAGACATAACCCCTCTTTTCTGTTAGGCTAAGAATAGAAGTAAAGTCGTTACTGCCCACATGATTACATCTGTTTTGGTCTTTTCCACCAACTTGATTCAATTTCTGCAACTTGATACTAAGCAAAAGCAGATTGTAACCTCGTTTTCTCAGCAGCTACCCACTGGTCTTATTCAGCGAGGGAAAATTACTAATCTTGAGCAAGTACAGCAGATAGTTGGCCAACTACTGACTCAGATTAAAACCAAGCTCATGTATATCGAGCTAGTTATCCCTGAAGATGCAGTAGTTTCTAAATCACTTGAGTTGCCCAATTTACCAAATCACGAAATTGATGAAGCAGTACGTTGGGAAGCCGAAGGAGTTTTACATTTTCCCTTAGGAGCTGCAGTTTTGGACTGGAAGCGTTTATTTAGCAATGGCAATTATCATGTTTTAATGCAGGCTGTTCCCCAGGAGATTGTGGATGAATACCTAGCTGTTGCTACTTCCAGTAATTTAATAGTCCAAACCATAAGTACTCCAGCTTTAGGATTAGTTACTTTGGCAGAGCAAAAACCTGGGGTTAGGCTGCTCATGTATGTGGGTCCGTCAGATACCATCTTGACTTTAACTCGGGAACAAGAAGTAATTGCAACTTCAATTGTGCCAGACAATAAAACCAATTCTATAGTTCAAACCATTCAACGAATGATACATTACTATGACAAGTTTCCAATTGAATGGATCCAAGTTGGGGGAGTAGGGCTCAATAATGAGCTAATTACTGCTTTAAAAGCCTTTAAATTACCAGTAACTGGATTTACTATGCCAGTATCTGTAAATACCGAAACTGCTAATACTTACCTGCTGGCTATTTCGGTGGCAGTTGCTCCAATAGCCCCACCTAGTGATCAGGGGACAATCAACTTACTACCTCAGTGGTATGATAATCAAGAACGAAAAAAAAGACAGTTTTCTTTTTGGAAGCAATTACTTCTTATTTTTGCTACATTTAGTTTAGTAATTACTGCTGCGCTTGGAGGATGCTACTTTTGGTTATCCCGCTTAGAAACTAGTTTTTTAACTCAGCAAAATCTACCCTCATCCGTTACTAAGGAGGCTCTAGAGTCAGCTAGTCAGGCTAATAATTTAAGCCGTTTAGCCTTAGCTTTAGAAACCACCGACTACTTTCCTACTAAAGCTATTAATCAAATAAAAGATTTAGCAGGAGATACTATTACTTTGGGGCGGGTTGAACTCCAGCTATCCGAACAAAAAGGTACGGTTATGGGATTAGCTAAGAGTAGAGATGGGCTTTTAGCATTTAAACAAGCTTTGGAACAATTACCAGGTATAGCCGAAGTACAACTACCAGTTTCCAGTTTTGTTGAAGAAACTGATTTGCCATTTCAGCTCTATCTAACTTTTGCTAAAGAACCAACCACCTTACTACAGGAGGAAGATGCCAAGTAAAACAAGCCAATCGCCAGCACCATCTGATCAGGCTAAAAAGGCCAATAAACAAGTAGTCAAAGCTTCTGTAAAACCAGAAAAAACCGGTTCTTCATTTAATTTGCCTTGGCTATTAGTTGGCTTAGCTTTAGTTAGTATTGCTTCTCTGAGCTTAAGTTTTTGGCTTTTGGGAAAATTACCAGCCAAGGCTGAAGCAATCAAGCAATTGCGGACTCAGGTTTTGGCATATCAAATTAGTGATCAAGATGAAGCCTTGTTGCTACAGGCTTTAAAAGATACGGAGTCAGATCGGGAAGTTATTATTGCAGCTTTTCCAACTGAAGAAAGCCTACTTAACTTTATTGCAGTCATTGATAGTCTCAAAAATGCTCAAGTGGAGGTATTACGTTTCAGTGTTGATAGCGATACGCCTAGTAAAATTGGGCGTAATCCTAGTTTTTTGCCAATCACCCTTAGTTTGCGAGGTGAGGCTAAAGCAGTTGAACAAGCCTTGACTAAAATAACAGATAGTCCTTATTTTATTAGACCAGTTATTTATTACTATGAATCAGGAGATGGAAAAGGGGAGCAGGTGATTATAAACACCCAATTCCATCTCTTTGTCAGTGATGAATTCACTAAAACTAAATCTTAACCATCTGATCATCTTTATCTTTTTTGTGCTAGCCTTGTTTTTGCTGCTTATGGCTGGTCGAGTAGGGTTTCAAGCTTGGCAAACTGCAGGAAGCTTAGATGAAAACTTGGCAATTTCCACTTCACCGACCTTAAACCGACAAAGTATTGGAAAAGCTGCCAAGTGGTTGCGTCAAAGTCCTACTGTATCTGTTGAAGACACTAAAGAAAAAGCAGCTTCAACTCCGGTGCCAACGCCAACTCCTGTCCCAAGTGTTCTCAAAGTTGAGATTATTAATGCCAGTGGGATTGATGGAGCAGCTAGTCAGCTGAGCCAAGCTCTCGAGGTTGATGCTAGTTTTTCTTTGAAAACCAACCAAGTGGTGCTTGACGAGAGCAGTTTAGTTTATAAAAATAGATACAAGGACCAAGCTACTGCTTGGCAAGAAAAACTCAATGCATTGGGATGGTCTGGACTTGCTATGCAAGAACAATCCGATGATAATGAGTTTGATGTGATTATTACATTAGGTGCCAAATAGCATTGTTATAAAACTTCGAAGTTTTATAATACTGAGGGGAGGTGAGCAATTTATATGAAAAAGATTGTCGACAATCGTGGTTTTACCCTGATTGAACTCCTAGTTGTTATTGGCGTGATTGCTATTCTAGCTGCTATCGTTTTAGTTGCTGTCAATCCTGGCCGCCAGTTTGCTCAAGCTCGAGATACCCAAAGGCGTTCAGATCTGTATTCCATTACTAATGCGATTTACCAATATGCTGCTGAGCATGAAGGTAATTTGCCTGATACTGATGGAGATGATTCAACCAGTAACTTCCCAACTACCCCAACTTGTATTGGAGTTGGTGCTGGCTGTTTTGATCTGGGAGCTTCCACTGATGAGGCCGGAACTGAAACTGTAGTTCCTACCTATATAGCAGAAATTCCCTCTGATCCGTCAACTGGTGATGCAGCCAATACTGGCTACTTAATCAATGTGGATGGCAATGGCAGAATCATTGCTTCTGCAAGTGGAGAGATCCAAACATCTATTACGGTAACCAGGTAGAAGAATATAAACACTCAGCGACACTAAGGTGCAAGCCTGCCCTGTTGCTGAGTGTTTTTTGTGGTTTTTAAAACTTGCAGTGAAGATAAAAAACATGTTAGGCTTAAAAAGAAGGAGGTGATATTATCATGAATTCAAATCGAGGTTTTACTCTAATTGAACTTTTAGTAGTGATTGGAGTTATTGCTATCTTAGCAGCAGTAGTTTTAGTTGCTGTCAATCCTGGCCGCCAGTTTGCTCAAGCTCGAGATACCCAAAGGCGTTCAGATCTGTATTCCATTACTAATGCGATTTACCAATATGCAGCTGAGCATGAAGGCAATTTGCCTGATACTGATGGAGATCCAGTGACTGACAACTTTCCGACTACTCCAACCTGTATTGGTGCTGGAGCTGGTTGCTTTAATTTAGGTGTAGCTGGCGATGATGTAACTGTAGTTCCTACCTATATGGCAGAAATCCCTGCTGATCCAGCTACTGGTGATGCAGCCAATACCGGTTATTTGATCAACGTTGATGCTAATGGCCGAGTAGTAGCATCTGGGAGCGGAGAGTTGGTTGAGGCTATTACTGTTACCCGTTAAAAACACCCTAATTTTCAAAAAGACATTTTTTTGAGAAGGGGTGTTTTTAGTGGTTTTAAAACCTTTTTTGCCCAAGCTCTGCTTGCTTTATGTTTATCTTTCTGTTACATCTAAGGTATGAACCTAATTTCCTGGGTCAAACAAAATCAATTAGCTACTATTCTTCTTATTATCTTCGTCTTTTTTATTCTTAAAACCTTGTTTGGTAATTTTTATGGCTATAATCTCAAATACTCTGAAAATTATGTCATGCCTATGGCTGCATTTATGGATGAAGAGAGTTATAGTCGTGATTTTAAAGTTAGCAGCTCTACTCAAGGGACAGCAGCTCCAGCTCCAGAAATCAGCCAGCGGATGGTCATTCAAAGCTCCCAGTTGTCTCTGCTGGTTTCTGATGTCAAGAAAACGTTAGAAGCTATTAGTAGCTATACCCAAAGCATTGGTGGGTATATGGTAGAAAGTACCTTAGATCGGCCCGAAGAATCAGCTTCAGGCCGAATTACCGTTCGAGTTCCTCAAGAAAAACTAAATGAAGCCTTGGCACACTTTAATGCTCAAGCAGTTAAAGTAGTTTCTCAAACATTGGAAGGAACTGATGTGACTGATGAATATGTGGACAACCAAGCAAGATTAGCAATCTTAGATCAAAATAAAACTAGATTTGAAGAAATTATGGCTAAAGCTGTTACTGTTCAGGAAATTTTACAAGTTCAAAATGAAATCTTTAATCTCCAATCCCAAATTGATCAGATCAAAGGCCAGCAAGAGTATCTGCAAAAAAATACTCAAATGGTCAGAATTACTATTTATTTAGCTGAAGACGAACTGTCCTTACCTTATGTACCAGATAATGCTTGGCGACCTGATGTAATTTTCAAACAAGCAGTGCGGAATCTGATTAGTCTTTTGAGAGGTTTGGGATCAATTGTCATTTGGATTGGTGTTTTTTCAGTACTGTGGATACCTGTAGTAGTTGGCGTTATCTTTTACAAAAAATATTACACCAAGAAAAAACTAGCTAAAAACCCTTCTTAAATCTTGTG encodes the following:
- a CDS encoding prepilin-type N-terminal cleavage/methylation domain-containing protein translates to MSKHAFLQYQSSGFTLLEVVVSLFLASVILLALVALQNIIFTQEELTMSSYVSIEAANRAVERMVKEIRNSRHGDNGAYTLVQVNDQGLTFFSNADNDSAIERIRYFIDGDSFKKGVINPTAFPVDYPTNQEKIITLVDHLVNGTKPVFYYYNGDWPSDTAHNPLPTNQRLLQTRTIGIDIIVAGDSKYQKTNHEIQSAAEIRTLKDNL
- a CDS encoding carboxypeptidase regulatory-like domain-containing protein, with the translated sequence MPKISSSTSCGQALLDIVVTIGIFLILMHAVFSLVVVIYESMGYAQVHLIARHLATEKLEYLENLPYSQLGTSGGIPQGNIPEFETVERNGLNYTVHTSITYIDDAYDGTAPTDLLPTDYKQIRLEISWSGQYSSRAQPLVLVTTIAPKGLETAVSGGTLSVYVINAQANPVTQAQVHITNSAVTPAIDMTLQSNQDGRVILPGAPSCASCYHITITKTGYTRDKTYTTTEVANPNQRPITISNGCISEGVFVIDELSDLLIATVNDREANFAPLSNVSFRLTGSKQIGTNTDGDPVFKYDQELQTDGEGRLEIPNLEWDNYIITLLESSYTPSGITPSQPFAIDPAQSINLNMALSIKTPNSLLLNVKDPNGNSIASASANLSLTPDFIATSSSGLKDDPDFGQVFFGGLSATTYTYTLSHPDYQSMTGTIPVAGNASETIILPSK
- a CDS encoding pilus assembly protein PilM encodes the protein MITSVLVFSTNLIQFLQLDTKQKQIVTSFSQQLPTGLIQRGKITNLEQVQQIVGQLLTQIKTKLMYIELVIPEDAVVSKSLELPNLPNHEIDEAVRWEAEGVLHFPLGAAVLDWKRLFSNGNYHVLMQAVPQEIVDEYLAVATSSNLIVQTISTPALGLVTLAEQKPGVRLLMYVGPSDTILTLTREQEVIATSIVPDNKTNSIVQTIQRMIHYYDKFPIEWIQVGGVGLNNELITALKAFKLPVTGFTMPVSVNTETANTYLLAISVAVAPIAPPSDQGTINLLPQWYDNQERKKRQFSFWKQLLLIFATFSLVITAALGGCYFWLSRLETSFLTQQNLPSSVTKEALESASQANNLSRLALALETTDYFPTKAINQIKDLAGDTITLGRVELQLSEQKGTVMGLAKSRDGLLAFKQALEQLPGIAEVQLPVSSFVEETDLPFQLYLTFAKEPTTLLQEEDAK
- a CDS encoding LytR C-terminal domain-containing protein produces the protein MNSLKLNLNHLIIFIFFVLALFLLLMAGRVGFQAWQTAGSLDENLAISTSPTLNRQSIGKAAKWLRQSPTVSVEDTKEKAASTPVPTPTPVPSVLKVEIINASGIDGAASQLSQALEVDASFSLKTNQVVLDESSLVYKNRYKDQATAWQEKLNALGWSGLAMQEQSDDNEFDVIITLGAK
- a CDS encoding type II secretion system protein, with product MKKIVDNRGFTLIELLVVIGVIAILAAIVLVAVNPGRQFAQARDTQRRSDLYSITNAIYQYAAEHEGNLPDTDGDDSTSNFPTTPTCIGVGAGCFDLGASTDEAGTETVVPTYIAEIPSDPSTGDAANTGYLINVDGNGRIIASASGEIQTSITVTR
- a CDS encoding type II secretion system protein gives rise to the protein MNSNRGFTLIELLVVIGVIAILAAVVLVAVNPGRQFAQARDTQRRSDLYSITNAIYQYAAEHEGNLPDTDGDPVTDNFPTTPTCIGAGAGCFNLGVAGDDVTVVPTYMAEIPADPATGDAANTGYLINVDANGRVVASGSGELVEAITVTR
- a CDS encoding DUF4349 domain-containing protein, translating into MNLISWVKQNQLATILLIIFVFFILKTLFGNFYGYNLKYSENYVMPMAAFMDEESYSRDFKVSSSTQGTAAPAPEISQRMVIQSSQLSLLVSDVKKTLEAISSYTQSIGGYMVESTLDRPEESASGRITVRVPQEKLNEALAHFNAQAVKVVSQTLEGTDVTDEYVDNQARLAILDQNKTRFEEIMAKAVTVQEILQVQNEIFNLQSQIDQIKGQQEYLQKNTQMVRITIYLAEDELSLPYVPDNAWRPDVIFKQAVRNLISLLRGLGSIVIWIGVFSVLWIPVVVGVIFYKKYYTKKKLAKNPS